The Aphelocoma coerulescens isolate FSJ_1873_10779 chromosome 2, UR_Acoe_1.0, whole genome shotgun sequence genome contains a region encoding:
- the ZFAND1 gene encoding AN1-type zinc finger protein 1 isoform X2 — protein MAELEVGQHCGVPDCRQLDFLPFVCDGCSGVFCLQHRSRDAHGCSEVNIRNNSVKPDQHRSYPCSYKDCNGKELLPVLCPYCEKHFCLRHRHQSDHECEKLDTPKPRMAATQQLVQHIIDSKKSDEAKSKKRKGAKNSETAAKVALMKLKMHACGDKSLPQTERIYFQVFLPKANKEKSKPMFFCSKWSIGKVVDFAASLASLKNDNNKSTSQKLRLCHTASGEALPFEHTLETWLSDKDYPLYNGGNIILEYLDNDVLFVEDPESYFISQ, from the exons ATGGCGGAGCTGGAGGTGGGGCAGCACTGCGGGGTGCCCGACTGCCGCCAGCTCG attttcttccctttgtatGTGATGGCTGTTCAGGTGTCTTTTG CCTTCAGCACAGGAGCCGGGATGCTCATGGGTGTTCTGAG GTGAATATAAGAAACAATTCTGTGAAACCTGATCAGCACAGATCTTACCCGTGCTCATATAAGGACTGCAATGGAAAAGAGCTTTTGCCAGTGTTATGTCCTTActgtgaaaaacatttttgcCTCAG ACATCGTCATCAATCGGACCATGAATGTGAGAAGCTGGACACACCGAAACCTCGAATGGCTGCCACCCAGCAGCTTGTTCAGCATATTATAG ATTCTAAAAAAAGTGACgaagcaaaaagcaaaaaacgTAAAGGAGCAAAAAACAGTGAGACAGCAGCAAAAGTGGCATTAATGAAACTGAAAATGCATGCATGTGGGGACAAGTCCTTGCCTCAG ACAGAAAGAATTTACTTTCAAGTATTTTTACCAAAAGCgaacaaagagaaaagcaaacccATGTTTTTTTGCAGTAAGTGGAGTATTGGCAAAGTCGTAGATTTTGCAGCTTCCTTAGCAAGCCTTAAAAATGACAACAACAAATCAACATCCCAG aagctGAGGTTATGCCATACTGCCTCTGGAGAAGCTTTGCCATTTGAACACACACTGGAAACATGGCTATCTGATAAAGACTATCCACTGTACAATGGAGGGAATATAATTCTGGAGTATCTTGATAACGATGTTCTGTTTGTAGAAGATCCAGAGTCCTACTTTATTAGTCAATAA
- the ZFAND1 gene encoding AN1-type zinc finger protein 1 isoform X1 codes for MAELEVGQHCGVPDCRQLDFLPFVCDGCSGVFCLQHRSRDAHGCSEVNIRNNSVKPDQHRSYPCSYKDCNGKELLPVLCPYCEKHFCLRHRHQSDHECEKLDTPKPRMAATQQLVQHIIDSKKSDEAKSKKRKGAKNSETAAKVALMKLKMHACGDKSLPQVPFHVCLYITVLWDWWEKMFSPPSRTYCPSYMCLQLERTGFDDLGHLCFAVKLSGWNKTNFSCKWSIGKVVDFAASLASLKNDNNKSTSQKLRLCHTASGEALPFEHTLETWLSDKDYPLYNGGNIILEYLDNDVLFVEDPESYFISQ; via the exons ATGGCGGAGCTGGAGGTGGGGCAGCACTGCGGGGTGCCCGACTGCCGCCAGCTCG attttcttccctttgtatGTGATGGCTGTTCAGGTGTCTTTTG CCTTCAGCACAGGAGCCGGGATGCTCATGGGTGTTCTGAG GTGAATATAAGAAACAATTCTGTGAAACCTGATCAGCACAGATCTTACCCGTGCTCATATAAGGACTGCAATGGAAAAGAGCTTTTGCCAGTGTTATGTCCTTActgtgaaaaacatttttgcCTCAG ACATCGTCATCAATCGGACCATGAATGTGAGAAGCTGGACACACCGAAACCTCGAATGGCTGCCACCCAGCAGCTTGTTCAGCATATTATAG ATTCTAAAAAAAGTGACgaagcaaaaagcaaaaaacgTAAAGGAGCAAAAAACAGTGAGACAGCAGCAAAAGTGGCATTAATGAAACTGAAAATGCATGCATGTGGGGACAAGTCCTTGCCTCAG GTACCTTTTCATGTCTGTCTGTATATAACTGTGCTCTGGGACTGGTGGGAAAAGATGTTCTCTCCACCTTCAAGAACTTACTGTCCATCATATATGTGCCTGCAGCTGGAGAGGactggatttgatgatcttggTCATTTATGTTTTGCAGTAAAATTGTCCGGATGGAATAAAACAAATTTCAGTTG TAAGTGGAGTATTGGCAAAGTCGTAGATTTTGCAGCTTCCTTAGCAAGCCTTAAAAATGACAACAACAAATCAACATCCCAG aagctGAGGTTATGCCATACTGCCTCTGGAGAAGCTTTGCCATTTGAACACACACTGGAAACATGGCTATCTGATAAAGACTATCCACTGTACAATGGAGGGAATATAATTCTGGAGTATCTTGATAACGATGTTCTGTTTGTAGAAGATCCAGAGTCCTACTTTATTAGTCAATAA
- the CHMP4C gene encoding charged multivesicular body protein 4c, with amino-acid sequence MSKISKFFKGGGSAASKGRGGPSPQEALARLRETEEMLSKKQEYLETRIERELAVARQHGTKNKRAALQALKRKKRYEKQLNQIDGTLSTIEFQREALENSHTNTEVLKNMGYAAQAMKKVHENMDLNKIDDLMQDITEQQDVAQEISDAISNRATFGDEFDEDELMAELEELEQEELNKGMRDVRLPSVPSTSLPSRPASTRKRAEDEDEMKKLAAWAS; translated from the exons ATGAGCAAGATCTCCAAGTTCTTCAAGGGGGGCGGCTCGGCTGCCTCCAAGGGCCGCGGGGGTCCCTCGCCGCAGGAGGCGCTGGCCCGGCTGCGAGAGACGGAAGAGATGCTCAGCAAGAAGCAGGAGTACCTGGAGACGCGGATCGAGCGGGAGCTGGCGGTAGCCCGGCAGCACGGCACCAAGAACAAGCGAG CTGCATTACAAgctctgaagagaaaaaagagatatGAGAAACAGTTGAATCAAATTGATGGGACACTTTCGACCATTGAGTTCCAGAGAGAGGCATTGGAAAATTCCCACACCAACACAGAAGTGCTCAAGAATATGGGTTATGCTGCACAAGCTATGAAAAAAGTACATGAAAATAT GGATTTGAACAAAATTGATGATTTGATGCAAGATATCACTGAACAGCAAGATGTTGCCCAGGAAATTTCAGATGCTATCTCAAACCGAGCCACCTTTGGTGATGAGTTTGACGAG GATGAGCTGATGGCAGAATTAGAAGAACTGGAGCAAGAAGAACTGAACAAAGGAATGAGAGATGTCAGGTTGCCAAGTGTTCCGTCCACATCGCTGCCTTCTCGCCCTG